A stretch of Oryza brachyantha chromosome 4, ObraRS2, whole genome shotgun sequence DNA encodes these proteins:
- the LOC121054186 gene encoding omega-hydroxypalmitate O-feruloyl transferase-like — protein sequence MAEGPYAGDVALSLQVVSFPCGGFTVAWGTNHVVVDGSGLSLLVSAWSELARSGSGIVVSSPPEPGRTTTAPCSARPPSYRVSLDKAFTPSIGERQVNVLTIDGSFVIRLYYIEASEIAPAP from the exons ATGGCAGAGGGACCCTACGCCGGCGACGTGGCGCTGTCGCTGCAGGTGGTGTCGTTCCCCTGCGGCGGCTTCACCGTGGCGTGGGGCACCAACCACGTCGTGGTGGACGGGAGCGGCCTCAGCTTGCTCGTCAGCGCGTGGTCCGAGCTCGCGCGGTCCGGGTCCGGGATTGTT GtgagctcgccgccggagccAGGCCGAACCACGACCGCTCCGTGTTCTGCCCGTCCGCCGTCGTACCGCGTCTCCCTCGACAAGGCGTTCACCCCGTCGATCGGCGAGCGGCAGGTCAACGTCTTGACGATCGATGGGAGCTTCGTCATACGCCTGTACTACATCGAGGCGTCGGAGATCGCCCCCGCTCCGTGA
- the LOC102717796 gene encoding probable metal-nicotianamine transporter YSL5 → MSARSPLEDAAASLVAAGPDPPASGAFRFPTDCAASSPLEDLLRRGRGLGRSWSLPPELLDPSPASSGLLPKARADGRRRGLGARRRDEARLLDEKLQTEIFLKDSIPTWLVVSGYIVLSVISTVAVPIIFPQLKWYFVLACYLLAPAIAFCNSYGMGLTNLNLAPTYGKIALFVFSSLVGSDGGVIAGLAACGIIMSIVCSAADLMQDFKSSYLTLSSPRSLFVFQMICVAIGCIIAPLALWLFWTAFDIGDPDGEYKAPFAVIFREMAIIGIEGFAALPKHCLEICCVFFLAALIVSLLKDATPSHVSSFIPIPMAMAVPFYIGAYFGVDMFMGTLILFAWQKMNRREADGYAVAAASGLICGDRVWSIPAAVLSILRVDPPICMNFRPTSASV, encoded by the exons ATGTCAGCAAGGTCGCCGCTCGAGGATGCGGCAGcctccctcgtcgccgcgggGCCGGATCCGCCCGCCTCCGGCGCCTTCCGCTTCCCCACCGACTGCgcagcgtcgtcgccgctcgagGACTTGCTCCGGAGAGGCCGCGGGCTCGGGCGCTCGTGGTCGCTGCCACCGGAGTTGCTGGAtccctcgccggcgagctccggaCTCCTCCCAAAAGCACGCGCCGACGGGCGCCGCCGTGGACTCGGGGCTAGGCGGAGAGATGAGGCTAGGCTGT TGGATGAGAAACTTCAAACCGAGATATTCCTTAAAGACAGCATACCTACTTGGCTTGTGGTTTCAGGTTACATTGTACTTTCAGTAATATCTACTGTGGCTGTGCCGATCATATTTCCCCAGCTGAAGTGGTATTTTGTCCTTGCCTGCTACCTCCTTGCTCCTGCCATTGCTTTCTGCAACTCATATGGGATGGGCCTCACAAACTTGAACCTTGCACCCACCTATGGCAAGATTGCCCTCTTCGTGTTTTCCTCGCTTGTCGGCAGCGATGGTGGCGTCATTGCAGGCCTTGCAGCATGTGGCATAATCATGTCGATCGTCTGCTCTGCAGCGGATCTCATGCAGGATTTCAAGAGCAGCTACCTCACCCTCTCCTCGCCTCGTTCATTGTTCGTTTTCCAGATGATCTGTGTCGCCATTGGATGCATCATCGCTCCACTCGCGCTGTGGCTCTTCTGGACCGCCTTCGACATCGGTGACCCCGATGGCGAGTACAAGGCTCCATTCGCCGTCATCTTTAGGGAGATGGCCATCATCGGCATCGAGGGCTTCGCGGCGCTGCCAAAGCACTGCCTCGAGATCTGCTGCGTGTTCTTCCTGGCTGCACTGATCGTCAGCCTCCTGAAGGATGCTACGCCAAGCCATGTCTCCAGTTTTATCCCCATTCCGATGGCGATGGCCGTGCCGTTCTACATTGGCGCCTACTTCGGTGTGGACATGTTCATGGGGACTCTGATCTTGTTCGCTTGGCAGAAGATGAACCGGAGAGAGGCCGACGGCTACGCGGTCGCTGCTGCGTCCGGCTTGATCTGTGGAGATAGGGTTTGGAGCATCCCAGCTGCTGTTCTGTCCATCCTGAGAGTTGATCCACCGATCTGCATGAACTTCAGGCCAACTTCAGCTTCCGTGTGA
- the LOC102718080 gene encoding 11-beta-hydroxysteroid dehydrogenase 1A-like, whose protein sequence is METLSMLKVGYTLLRSETPATDLVNAFMDWAARRSLLLLAVFMPPYCAYRLASSALAAAAPEDVAGKVALVTGASSGIGEQVAYRYARRGARLALVARREASLREVAARARELGSPDVLVVPGDVARPDDCRRFVQATVEHFGRLDHLVNNAGLANVCWFEDVPDVANFKQVLDVNFWGTVHPTHAALPHLRESGGKIFVNSSAAAELAMPRMSFYNASKAAVLSFAETLRVELHGEVGVTVATPGWVESEMTKGKHLSGHGAVEVDQDVRDAQVGVFPVERGERCAEAIVDAVARGRRRVTVPAWYRALFLWRAVAPEVAGACQRLFYRRSSGGGGPMRARRALEATGAKAVLQPPSLRSPEIKME, encoded by the exons ATGGAGACGCTGAGCATGCTCAAGGTCGGGTACACCCTGCTGCGGAGCGagacgccggcgacggaccTCGTCAACGCCTTCATGGACTGGGCGGCGCGCCGCTcgctgctcctcctcgccgtcttCATGCCGCCCTACTGCGCCTACAggctcgcctcctccgcgctcgccgccgccgcgcccgaggACGTCGCCGGAAAGGTCGCCCTCGTCACGGGGGCCTCCTCGGGCATCGGCGAGCAGGTCGCGTACCGGTACGCGAGGAGAGGGGCCAGGCTCGCGCTGGtggcgaggagggaggccaGCCTGCGGGAAGTCGCCGCCAGGGCTCGGGAGCTCGGCTCCCCCGACGTGCTCGTCGTCCCCGGCGACGTCGCGAGGCCCGACGACTGCCGGCGGTTCGTCCAGGCCACGGTCGAACACTTCGGCCGCC TGGATCATCTTGTGAACAATGCTGGCTTGGCCAACGTGTGCTGGTTCGAGGATGTGCCGGATGTAGCTAATTTCAAGCAAGTTTtg GATGTGAACTTCTGGGGCACAGTTCACCCGACACACGCCGCCCTCCCCCATCTCAGGGAGAGCGGCGGCAAGATCTTCGTGaactcgtcggcggcggcggagctcgccATGCCAAGGATGAGCTTCTACAAT GCGAGCAAGGCCGCCGTCCTCAGCTTCGCCGAGACGCTGCGGGTGGAGCTCCACGGCGAGGTCGGCGTGACGGTGGCGACGCCAGGGTGGGTCGAGTCGGAGATGACGAAGGGGAAGCACCTGTCCGGCCATGGCGCAGTCGAGGTCGACCAAGACGTGAGGGAT GCTCAGGTGGGGGTGTTCCCGGtggagcgcggcgagcggtGCGCGGAGGCGATCGTCGACGCGGtcgcgcgcgggcggcggcgggtcaCCGTGCCGGCGTGGTACAGGGCGCTGTTCCTGTggcgggcggtggcgccggaggTGGCGGGCGCCTGCCAGCGCCTGTTCTACCGGcggagctccggcggcggcggcccgatGAGGGCGAGGAGGGCGCTGGAGGCCACCGGCGCCAAGGCCGTGCtgcagccgccgtcgctgcgcAGCCCGGAGATCAAGATGGAGtag
- the LOC102718361 gene encoding 11-beta-hydroxysteroid dehydrogenase A-like — MAATAQLAGRLAGAALRVALAAALALLLPAYRVYRLTASLLGALLHEDDVAGKVVLITGASSGIGEHLAYEYARRGAYLALVARREESLREVGDAAAALGSPGVLVTPADVSSPDDCRKFVDDTIRYFGRLDHLVNNAAIWQVGKFEEVTDVNHFRKLMDINFWGHVYPTRYAIPHLKKTHGRIVGVTSNSSYIFIPRNTFYNASKAAVLNFYDTLRMELAGDVAVTEVVPGVVESEITKGKMLTKDGAMAVDQAERDVRPSRLAQHCILQP; from the exons atggcggcgacggcgcagctgGCGGGCAGGCTCGCCGGAGCGGCGCTGCGGGTggcgctcgcggcggcgctggcgctgcTCCTCCCGGCCTACCGCGTCTACAGGCTCACGGCCTCCCTCCTCGGCGCGCTCTTGCACGaggacgacgtcgccggcaaGGTCGTCCTCATCAccggcgcctcctccggcATCGGCGAG CATCTGGCTTACGAGTACGCGAGGAGGGGAGCGTACCTGGCGCTGgtggcgaggagagaggagagcctccgggaggtcggcgacgcggcggcggcgctcggctcGCCGGGCGTCCTCGTCACGCCGGCCGACGTCTCCAGCCCCGACGACTGCCGCAAGTTCGTGGACGACACCATCCGCTACTTCGGTAGAT tgGATCACCTGGTGAACAATGCGGCGATCTGGCAGGTTGGCAAGTTCGAAGAGGTTACCGATGTCAATCACTTCAGAAAACTGATG GACATCAACTTTTGGGGCCACGTGTATCCAACCCGGTACGCCATCCCTCACCTGAAGAAGACCCATGGCCGCATCGTCGGCGTCACCTCCAACTCGTCCTACATCTTCATACCAAGAAACACCTTCTACAAT GCAAGCAAGGCGGCGGTGCTCAATTTCTACGACACGCTGAGGatggagctcgccggcgacgtcgccgTAACCGAGGTCGTCCCCGGGGTGGTCGAGTCGGAGATCACCAAGGGGAAGATGCTCACCAAGGACGGCGCCATGGCAGTAGACCAAGCCGAGAGAGACGTACGTCCCTCCCGTCTTGCGCAGCAC TGTATTTTACAACCTTAa
- the LOC102718647 gene encoding recQ-mediated genome instability protein 1 has protein sequence MRRRNLIVTSDSDDDDAATPASASASVSVASGSGGAGRTSPLDPRPLPVQPPFPSSPPPSPPIEISDEEELEEIEDPDGDSPFVDAPEDLSPPPPPPPVRTPTPTPTTTPASAPPPAAPLPARTPTPTHTPPVAPSPAPAPFPARAPTPSPIPPSAMSGPLRPVGEFLRGLGLRLRPEWLESCAAGVPGFYSLGSVEAKARRCFEQFLFADMNACGAGVLPEGVGSMHCAVLDGPFVLQVDEIANLSAPLRERYRDAHAGPKRCLKLLMTDGIQRIYGMEYRPIKDLEVLAPAGFKIVIRNVHIRRGLFMLVPEVIEILGGVDDELEEARNRLVVEVNKPPRGKRKQGGLPLSSRATLAAWPTNVNVTNDAEQGTSMPRTVDTPHPTGSGNASHASQAGGTTRPMVANNFNHHVVESTAQGQSRHVQEISMQGQSTSLNRHNKEASASISYRNNAQYSISGTTRAMVDEYAEPSSVANNVHEQMQRVQDIAMQDPVTAFTGTKREFSASTPSGYDSRLGPHGVGNTGRNSVEATRSSGVDDGINNIEHPISLRGENEKPFTYIFNMLADWGVQQDTIPYIQVKIKGLITSVKQFQYKQCMRYDLYVYIDDGSFITEAFVDRDIVRNMIGHSTEEVAAAISSGGPAQANIRKAMKGFEHFLMNFEGIMLIELNRNSSVPIVREMNKGCSSSDAWLLLRRVKTFSGQGYMRSLDFMDTTP, from the exons atgcgGCGCCGAAACCTAATCGTCACCTCcgactccgacgacgacgatgcggccacccccgcctccgcctcggcgtccGTCTCCGTCGCGAGCGGTAGCGGCGGGGCTGGACGGACCTCGCCGCTAGACCCTAGACCCCTACCCGTACAGCCCCCCTTCCCGTCCTCgcctcccccttcccctcccatTGAGATTTcagacgaggaggagctcgagGAGATCGAGGACCCCGATGGGGACTCCCCCTTCGTCGACGCCCCCGAGGACctctccccgccgcctcccccgcctccGGTgcggacgccgacgccgacgccgaccacAACCCCAGCCTCCGCTCCCCCGCCAGCGGCCCCTCTTCCGGCCCGAACCCCAACCCCGACCCATACTCCACCGGTGGCCCCATCCCCAGCTCCGGCTCCATTTCCGGCCCGAGCACCGACGCCGTCCCCAATTCCGCCGTCTGCGATGAGCGGGCCGCTGCGGCCGGTGGGCGAGTTCCTGAGGGGGCTCGGGCTGCGGCTGCGTCCGGAGTGGCTGGAGTCCTGCGCCGCGGGGGTCCCAGGGTTCTACAGCCTCGGCAGCGTGGAGGCGAAGGCCAGGCGGTGCTTCGAGCAGTTCCTATTCGCCGACATGAACGCGTGTGGCGCCGGCGTGCTCCCGGAGGGCGTTGGGAGCATGCACTGCGCCGTCCTTGATGGCCCCTTCGTGCTCCAG GTTGATGAAATTGCCAACTTGTCAGCTCCTTTAAGGGAAAGATATCGCGATGCACATGCGGGGCCCAAAAGATGTTTAAAGTTATTAATGACAGATGGGATCCAACGCATATATGGAATGGAATACAGGCCAATCAAAGATCTGGAAGTTCTTGCTCCTGCTGGTTTTAAG ATTGTTATAAGAAATGTGCACATAAGGAGAGGCCTTTTTATGCTGGTACCGGAGGTTATTGAGATACTTGGGGGTGTCGATGACGAACTGGAAGAAGCACGTAATAGGCTTGTCGTGGAAGTAAACAAACCACCACGTGGCAAAAG GAAACAAGGTGGATTACCATTGTCATCGAGAGCCACTCTAGCAGCCTGGCCAACTAATGTCAATGTTACAAATGATGCCGAGCAAGGAACCTCAATGCCAAGAACAGTGGATACCCCTCATCCAACAGGATCAG GCAATGCTTCCCATGCTTCTCAGGCTGGTGGAACTACACGACCTATGGTGGCCAATAATTTTAACCATCATGTTGTAGAAAGCACTGCCCAAGGGCAAAGCCGTCATGTCCAAGAAATCAGCATGCAGGGCCAATCTACTTCTCTTAATAGGCACAACAAAGAAGCTTCTGCATCTATTtcttatagaaataatgccCAATACAGCATTAGTGGAACTACACGAGCTATGGTAGACGAATATGCTGAGCCTTCCTCTGTGGCTAACAATGTACATGAACAAATGCAACGTGTCCAAGATATCGCCATGCAGGACCCTGTTACTGCTTTTACTGGGACCAAAAGGGAGTTTTCTGCGTCTACCCCTTCTGGATATGATTCCCGACTTGGGCCACATGGTGTTGGAAATACTGGCAGAAACAGTGTGGAAGCCACACGATCTTCAGGCGTGGATGACGGGATCAATAACATTGAACATCCTATCAGTCTACGTGGTGAAAATGAAAAACCTTTTACTTACATATTCAACATGTTAGCTGATTGGGGTGTTCAACAGGATACAATTCCATATATTCAAGTAAAAATTAAG GGTTTGATCACTTCGGTCAAACAGTTCCAATACAAGCAATGCATGCGATATGATCTTTATGTCTACATAGATGATGGAAGTTTTATTACAGAGGCCTTTGTTGACCGTGAT ATTGTACGGAACATGATTGGTCATTCCACTGAGGAGGTTGCAGCTGCTATTTCTTCTGGTGGCCCAGCACAAGCAAATATAAGAAAAGCTATGAAAGGATTTGAGCATTTTCTGATGAACTTTGAG GGCATAATGCTTATTGAGTTGAACAGAAACTCTTCTGTTCCTATTGTACGCGAGATGAATAAAGGTTGTTCAAGTTCTGATGCATGGCTGCTCCTTCGGAGGGTGAAGACATTTTCTGGTCAAGGCTACATGCGAAGTCTGGATTTTATGGATACCACTCCATGA